In Canis lupus dingo isolate Sandy chromosome 12, ASM325472v2, whole genome shotgun sequence, the following proteins share a genomic window:
- the TMEM14A gene encoding transmembrane protein 14A, translated as MDLIGFGYAALVTFGSILGYKRRGGLPSLIAGLFVGFLAGYGAYRVSNDKRDVKLSLFTAFFLATIMGVRYKRSKKIMPAGLVAGLSLMMILRLVLLLL; from the exons ATGGACCTGATTGGTTTTGGTTATGCGGCCCTTGTGACATTTGGAAGCATTTTGGGATATAAGCGGAGAG gtgGTCTTCCATCTTTGATCGCTGGTCTTTTTGTTGGATTTTTGGCTGGCTATGGAGCTTACCGTGTCTCCAATGACAAGCGAGATGTCAAACTGTCACTGT TTACAGCTTTCTTCCTGGCCACCATAATGGGTGTAAGGTATAAGAGATCTAAGAAAATCATGCCAGCTGGGCTAGTTGCAGGTTTAAG CCTCATGATGATTCTGAGACTTGTCTTACTGCTGCTTTGA